A segment of the Halovivax limisalsi genome:
GCCCGGAGCGCCGCCTGCTCGTCGACGGGCCGGCGCCGGTCGAGCGTCCAGGCGGCGCCGAGACCGAGTGTCCCCACCAGCGCGAACAGGCCCACGAACGCCGGGCTTCGCGGTTCCGTTTCTGTTACCGTCCGGCTCTCCGTGTGGGGCTGGGCGGCCGACGGCGTCGGCTCGACCAGCCAGGCGGCGGAGTCGGTGACGACCAGTTCCGTCTCGACGTCGACCGACTCCGCGCTCGCGCCCAGCTCGTATCGGGTTTCGACCACGACGATCGTCCGGACGCTGCCGACGCCGCCGACCTGGCGCTCGACGGCTCGCCGGTCGGCCAGGACGGCTTCGAGGTCGATCGTCGCCTCGCTCGTCGCCACGCCGTCCTCGACGGTCGGTTGCGTCCGCGCGATCCGTTCCTCTCGCTCCCAGAAGACCGACTCGTCGCGGACCGCTTCGTGACGGAGACCCACGTCGTGGACGACCGCACTCGCCTCGGACGGGACGCTCGTTTCCGGTTCGAGCGTCAGCGTCGACGTCGCGTTTCGCAGGTAGACCGGCTCGTCGGAGAGTACCGTGCCCTCGCTCCAGAGTCCGTCGGACTCGACGACGGCGCTCGTTCCGACCGTCGTCTCGACCGTACCGCGATCGATCTCCTGCGTCGTCGTCCGCTCGTGCGGCGTCGCCACGGCCCACCCGCTGATCAGCAGCGCCAGCACGCCGACGATCGCCAGCGCCAGGACGAGTCGCGAGCCGTACCTGGCGACCAGCAGGTCGATGCGCGCGTCGCCGATCATGTCGCGTCCCCCCGGTGCCCGTCCGCCCCCGGTCGGGCCTCGATTCCCCCGTCGACCGCCGTTCGTTCGCGAACTCGATTCGTGTGTCCTGTCATGCGTGTCTCTCCCGGTCGTTCGATCAGCCGATCCATCGTCGCACCCGCCTGTGGAGTCGCCTGGCGGCCGGGACGTGGTCTCCCGGCCGCCGCAGTCTGAGGTCGCCCGATCCGAAGACGACCAGCACGAGCGCGACCGTCGCCCCCACGACGACCGCGTCGACCACCGCGACGGCGAGGTACGGATGGACGTCGTGGGCGGCGACGAGCACGCCCGGCGGCGCGACCAGCAGGTAGCGATACTCGCTGACCGTCCGGAGATAGCGTCCCTCCGCGGTCGGCGCCGCGAGCTGGACGGTCGTTTCGGCCTGCGCGCTCGGGCCGACGGTCCGGGTCGCGGGCTCGACGGTGACGCCGGGACTGGCGGCCTCCGTCCGGACGACGACCGGCAGCCAGCCGGCGTTGTCGACGACGCGGGTCAGCTCGCCCGTCTCGCCGGGCGCGAGCACCTGCGGATCGTCGGTCGGCCGGTCCGTGCTCACGACGTCGTAAGCGGTGGTCCCCGACGGGATCACCATCGCGGCCGTCGCGAGCGTCACGAGCACGAGCAGGACGAGCCCGATCGCCGTCCAGACGCTGAGGACGTTCTCGCGCGCGTAGGACCGCTCGGCGTCCCGGCGAGCCGGCCCCGCCCGATCGAGGACGAACCCGAAGCCGGCGAGGACGATCCCGATCCCGACGAGCAGCGCGCCCGCTCCGCCACCGTCCGAGGGGCCGCCGGTGACGCCCGAGACGGTTCCCGCGAGCGCGTCGGCGGCCGCGCCGATCTCCATCGCGATCGTTCCGAGATGCGGGATCGTCACGACGCCCCCGCCGAGGCGGAGCGCCGTGGCGACGACCTGCCCGTCGGTCACCGGCGGCTCGCCCGCGTCCTGGTCGGTGAACGGGTTCGCGTCGCCCCTGGTAACGTAGCCCTCGTCGGTCACGTCGACGACGCGGTGGGTCGTCAGCTCCCCCTCGTTGACCTCGCGCGCTTCGAAGACGACGACGTCGCCTTCGGAGATCTCCCCCGAGACGCCGTCCGGCACGGCGACGAAGCCGTCGCCGGCCGCGAGTTCGGGCGCCATGCTCCCCGACGCGACGTACCCGAGCAGGATCGGCTGGCCCAGCACGTGACCCAGCAGTAGCGCCGCCACGACGACGGCGATCCCGATCCCGATCGTCCGGTCGATGTATCCCCATCCGTCCATTATCCCCAATCCTCATCCGTCATCTCCGTCTTCCACCCCCGTTCGGCCCCCACCGAACGGTCTGGAACGTGCGTTGCGACGGTCCACTAGGATTTAGCTTCTATGGCGAGCAACCCTCTCTATCTCATTTCAACACTCCCTTGAACACAACTCGTTTACATTCTAAAACCCTATCCGTCGTTAATCGTAGAACTTTCGACGACGAATAAGCGAGCGGAGGACGAGGAGGGCGAGCGCCGCCGGCGGCGTTATCGTCACGGCGAGCGGCGAGGCGAGTTCGGACGCGCCGAACGCCGGGGCTGCGGGCTCGGTGGCGGTGACGGTCGCCGCGGCGACGCCGCCGATCGAGGCGACGTAGGTGCCGTCGCGCTCGACCTGCCAGGTGAACGTCACCGTCCGTCGCTCGCCCGGCGCCACGGACACGAGCCGATCGTCCAGGAGAACGCCGTTGACGGCCATCCCGAGGACCTCCTCGATTCGCTCGCTCCCGGGATTGGACACGGTCGCGGTGGCCGAGACGGTCTCGCCGACCGAGACGTCGGTCCGCTCGACCGAGACGGCCGTGACCGTCAGCCGACTCGGCACCGGTTCGACCGGTTTTTCGGGTCCGTCGCCGTCGCCCGGCGGTTCCGGCGGAATCTCGGGTCCGCCGGGAGGTAGCCCGGGCGACGCCCCGGGCGCTCGGGTGACGATCGTGAACGTCTGCGGACCCGAGGCCGCGGTCCGGGTGTCGATCTCGACGCCGACGGCGCGCACCTCGCCGGGTTCGAGCCGGAGCGCATTCGTCTCGTCGAGGGGCCTCCCCGGCGTTTCGTCGACGTAAAACGTGATCCCCGGACGGTCGTGATCGATCCAGAGATCGCGTCGCGCGTTAGCGCGCACGGTGAAGACTTCGTGGGCGGTCGTGGTCGCCCGGTCGGCGAGGTCGTCGAACCGAAGCGTGAGCTCGCCGTCTTCGATCGTCGCGTACTCGCTCGCCGGCGACAGCGACACGCCGCTCTCGTCGTCGGTATCGTCGCGCTCGACGGCCACCGCCGGAACGGTCGCGACCGACGCGACGACGGCGAAACCGAGCAGCAGGACCAGCGCACGGACCCATCCCCCAGAGAGTGCTCCCATCGGTACTGTCGAAACGCGGTTCTACGATTCCGTCCGTTCCCCGGACGCCCGCTCGTGACGAGCGTTCGCGCCCCCCAGCGCGACGCGCTTCGGTGCTGTCGGTTACGCGGTCACGTCGATCGTGACGGTTTGGTTCAGCGAGGCCCCCGAAGCCGCGCCGTCGGTGACGATCTCGACGTCGACCGCGGTGCTCGAACCGGATGCGACGGTCGAACTGCCCGGTGTGAGCGTCACGGAGATCCCGTTCGCGCTCACGGTCCACGGCGAGTTGAGCGCGATCTGTGCGCTGTGATTGTTGACGATGTCGAATACACCCGTCAGCGTGACCGTCGCGTCGAGGTTGACGTTACTCAGGTCGAGTTGCAGCGTCCCGCTGGAGACGCTCGCGTAACTGCTCGTCGGGCTGAACCCGACGAGTGCCGACCCCGAGTCGTCGTCCGCGGTACTGACCGTGACCGTTCGATCCGCGCTGACGGTACTGAACGCGCCCGTTCCGAGCAGTGCGCCGCCGCCCGCCACGATTCCACCCAATCCCGCTAACACGTTGCGTCGATTCATGTTCATGGTACATCCACCACCCCCCGGTGGCGTTGATCGATCCGATGGGTCCCACTCCCTTTGTATTGCGCAACCGGAAAACGGATAGCTCTCGTAGAACCAAGTTCAAGGCCTACTTGAGGCCATATTTCCAAACAAATAACGGCCATTGGCCCTAATATATTTGTAGCGGACGGGCATACACTTCGATCCGCACACGGGGGTGTGAGGGTGAGAGGACTGACACGAACGGAATCGTCACGACGCGGCGACGTTTTCGACCTGTTGAGCAATCGCCGTCGGCGCTACGCGATCCACTACTGCAAGCAGGCGGACGGCCCGGTGACGCTTGGCGAGCTGGCCGAGCAGGTCGCCGCCTGGGAGCTCGAGAAGGAGATCGCGGCGCTCACCTCGGCCGAGCGAAAGCGCGTGTACACCGCGTTACAGCAGACGCACCTGCCCACGCTCGAACGCGCGAACGTGATCGAGTTCGAGGACCACTCCGTCGAACTGACCGAGGAGGCGGCCGAGCTCGAGGTCTACCTCGACATCGTCCCCGGGAACTCGATCCCCTGGGGCGTCTACTACCTCGGACTCAGCGCGCTCGGCTCCGCCGTCCTGGCCGGCGTCTGGATCGGGCTGGTGCCGACGAGCACGGTCCCGACGCTCGGCTGGGCGATGATCGTCCTGGCTGCCGTCGGAATCTCTGCGCTCGCACACGTGCTGTCGAGTCGGCGCTACCGACTGGGGGAGATCGACCGGCCGCCGTAACGGGGGCTTGAACACGAATCATGTCCGGGGCGACGCTCTCGAGACTGGGGCTGGTGCTGGTGGTGGTCGGAGCCCTGGCGCTGTCCGGCCCCGCGTTCGGCTTCGCCTCGCTCGGTGCGGATCGCGGCGTAGGCGTCACCACCGCCGATACCGAAACGGCGATGCTTTCGATCTACTCGACCGGCGAAACGCCCGATCAGCACGCCGACGCCGACGTCATCGAGATCGCGAACAACGCGGGCGTGACCTTCGAGACGCTCGATACCGAGGCGACGATCGTCGACGATCCGAACGGCGCGCTCGCGTTCACTCAGAACGGCTTCGCCGCGACGCTCGCCCCGGGCGAGTCGACTGGCCTCGAGATGACGTGTGCCGGCGGGGGCAAAGGAACGGCGACCGTCTCGGTGACGGCGAACGCGACCGGTCCCGGCCTTTCGATCACCGGCGTCTCGTACTCGCGTACCTTCGACTACGCCTGCACCGGCGGTGGTGGAACGGGTCCCGTCGCCTTCGACGCGAGCGACCTCGCGACGAGCGATACGGCCCAGACGTTCACGTTCGACGGGAGCGCGCTCAAGAACAAGGACGCGGTGACGATCGACGTCTCCGCGCTCCAGGACGCCGGGCTGGTCGACTACGGCAACGTCACCGATGCGGACGTAACCGTGGTCCGGGGAAGCGCACGCGACGTCGGGTTCGACCCGTCGACGGGCGAACTGACGTACGTCCAGCAGGGCGGCGGGAGCGGGACCGTCGAGATCCGGCTCTCGAACCTGAACGTGCTCGATTCCGGGAGCGAGACGGTGACGTACGCCGACGATCGGGGTCGATCCGACAGCGATCGCGTGACGGTCGGCTCTTGAGCGCAAACGGCCGTCGGTGCCGCCGGACCGCGCGCCCGACCCGCCTCGAGGACCGTCGCCCGTCCGCCGCGTCGCGGCCGGTTCCGGTCCGTCTCGCGAGCGAGCTCGCCGCCACGCGGACTCCGAACGGCTTTTGACCACGCACCACGCAGGTCCGCGTATGTCGACTTCGACGATCAGCGAACGGCGCGAGCACCTCCGGTCGATCGGGGTGACCGCCTCCTGTTCGCTCTTCGGCGTCGCCGCCGGCGTCCTCTCCTACGTCGTCGTGGGGGCCGATGAGGCCGCCGCCGGCAACAGTCTGGGCCTGGCCATCGCCGTCGGGGCGATCGTCGCCCAGTACCTGATCGTGCAGGTGGCCGGCCTCTACGACGAGGAGGAGTTCGGGTTCAAACACTACTTCTTCATCTCGTTTATGATCTTCTCGTTCTGGTTCGTCACCTGGGGCATCCTGCTGACCGAATCCGTCTTCAACTGACATGGCCGACGATAGCATCGCCGTCGTCGATCTGGATCGCTGCCAGCCCGACCGGTGTAACTACGAGTGCAAGAACTACTGCCCGCCCAACCGCACGGGCAAGGAGTGCATCACGCTTCGTGGCGAGGAGGCCGACGAGGGCCAGCCCGAACAGGTTCGCATCTCCGAGGAGATCTGTCTGGGCGAGACCTGCGGCATCTGCGTCGAGAAGTGTCCGTTCGACGCCATCGAGATCATCAATCTGCCGCAGGAGCTGCAGGACGACCCCGCCCACCGCTACGGCGAGAACGCCTTCTCGCTGTACGGCCTGCCGGTCCCCCAGGAGGGTCAGGTCACCGGCATCCTGGGTCCGAACGGCATCGGGAAGACGACCGCCGTTCGCATCCTGGCCGGCGAACTCGAACCCAACCTCGGACAGTACGCCGACCCGCCCGGCTGGGAGGCCGTGCTGGACGCCTACCGCGGGACGGAACTGCAGGACTACATCGCCGACGTCCGCGACGGCGACGTGACCGTCGCCAGAAAGCCCCAGTACGTCGACCAGATTCCCTCCCAGTTCGACGGCAACACGCGCGAATTGCTCGAACGCACGGACGAGCGGGGCGAACTCGACTATCTCGTCGACCGACTCTCGATCCGGCCGGTGATGGACCAGGCCATCGACGACCTCTCCGGCGGGGAACTCCAGCGCGTCGCCCTCGCGGCGGCGCTCGCCCGCGAGGCCGACTTCTACTTCCTGGACGAGATCTCGCCCTATCTGGACATCGGCCAGCGGGTGACCGCGGCGCGACTCGTCCGCGAACTCGCCGAAGAGGACGACAAGTCGATGCTGGTCGTCGAACACGACCTGGCCATCCTCGACTTGCTCTGTGACACCCTCCACGTCGCCTACGG
Coding sequences within it:
- a CDS encoding DUF5305 domain-containing protein; translated protein: MIGDARIDLLVARYGSRLVLALAIVGVLALLISGWAVATPHERTTTQEIDRGTVETTVGTSAVVESDGLWSEGTVLSDEPVYLRNATSTLTLEPETSVPSEASAVVHDVGLRHEAVRDESVFWEREERIARTQPTVEDGVATSEATIDLEAVLADRRAVERQVGGVGSVRTIVVVETRYELGASAESVDVETELVVTDSAAWLVEPTPSAAQPHTESRTVTETEPRSPAFVGLFALVGTLGLGAAWTLDRRRPVDEQAALRALHERRYAEWISRGSIPMWIGDHHISLETLEDVVDVAVDTNNRVVHDRQRGLYATVTDGVVYYYTDRGLWEETAWPDIDLDEEGDDEFTPPPAGRGPGAGGPGQSTSETDRSRIEREAGGATLEPPADLDPSDEDAWHRI
- a CDS encoding signal peptidase I; the encoded protein is MDGWGYIDRTIGIGIAVVVAALLLGHVLGQPILLGYVASGSMAPELAAGDGFVAVPDGVSGEISEGDVVVFEAREVNEGELTTHRVVDVTDEGYVTRGDANPFTDQDAGEPPVTDGQVVATALRLGGGVVTIPHLGTIAMEIGAAADALAGTVSGVTGGPSDGGGAGALLVGIGIVLAGFGFVLDRAGPARRDAERSYARENVLSVWTAIGLVLLVLVTLATAAMVIPSGTTAYDVVSTDRPTDDPQVLAPGETGELTRVVDNAGWLPVVVRTEAASPGVTVEPATRTVGPSAQAETTVQLAAPTAEGRYLRTVSEYRYLLVAPPGVLVAAHDVHPYLAVAVVDAVVVGATVALVLVVFGSGDLRLRRPGDHVPAARRLHRRVRRWIG
- a CDS encoding CARDB domain-containing protein, with amino-acid sequence MGALSGGWVRALVLLLGFAVVASVATVPAVAVERDDTDDESGVSLSPASEYATIEDGELTLRFDDLADRATTTAHEVFTVRANARRDLWIDHDRPGITFYVDETPGRPLDETNALRLEPGEVRAVGVEIDTRTAASGPQTFTIVTRAPGASPGLPPGGPEIPPEPPGDGDGPEKPVEPVPSRLTVTAVSVERTDVSVGETVSATATVSNPGSERIEEVLGMAVNGVLLDDRLVSVAPGERRTVTFTWQVERDGTYVASIGGVAAATVTATEPAAPAFGASELASPLAVTITPPAALALLVLRSLIRRRKFYD
- a CDS encoding DUF7344 domain-containing protein, with the protein product MRVRGLTRTESSRRGDVFDLLSNRRRRYAIHYCKQADGPVTLGELAEQVAAWELEKEIAALTSAERKRVYTALQQTHLPTLERANVIEFEDHSVELTEEAAELEVYLDIVPGNSIPWGVYYLGLSALGSAVLAGVWIGLVPTSTVPTLGWAMIVLAAVGISALAHVLSSRRYRLGEIDRPP